In Leptolyngbya sp. O-77, the genomic window CCCACACGGGACAGCCCAACCTCGTCCGCGTTGGCGATCCCAACCAGGCCATCAACTCCACTTTCACCCCCGCCGACCCGCTGTTTTTCCGCGAATTTTGCGCCCAGTGCCAGCAGCAGAACCGCCTCGCCGAGATGGATCAGGCTGGCCGCAGCACCCAGTCCGTCATCGATGCCGCCAATTTCCTGGTGCAGTGGGTCAACAACGCACCCGATCGCCCCCTTGCTGCAAGCCCCCTCCCCTTTCGCCTCCAGGCGATCCGTCCCGTGCCCCCCAGCGACCCCCAGGCCGACAGCAATCCGCCGCCAGAGGGCGAAGGCGTGGAGATCCGCTTTCCGCCGGATATCTACCGCAGCGTGGATTTGATTGCTCAGCGGGTGGCGGAGTTGTTTGCCAAGGAGCCAGCGGCGCGGGCGGCGGTGCTGGTGCGCGAGAACCGCATGGGACGCTTTGTGGCAACTGTGCTGCGAAATCCGACGGACTATAAGCTGGGTGCGGATTTGGGGGCGCTGGGCATTGCGGTGTATGAGGTGGGAGAGCGCGATCGCCATTCGCATGTACCCGGCGAAATTTTGACGCTGCTGCAATTTTGCGATCGCCCCCATTCGCCCGACAACCTGAAAGCAGCGCTGCGCGTCCTGGCCGATCGGCAACTGATTCCGCCGCAGGATCTCGATGCCCTCAGCAGCCAGCCGGAAGATTTTCTCTATCCCGGCCCGCTAGAAGCCGCCCAGCCCGACCCAGTGGTGCAGGCGCGACGCTATTGTGCAGGCTTGCTGCGGGCGCGGGTAGAGTTGCCGCAGTTTCAACTGATTCCCTTTCTGGCGCTGACGCTGAACTATGACCAGACAGAACTCGCTACGGCCGACAAGCTCGCTGCCCGCATTGCCCAGCAAACCGCCAGCGAGCCGTCGCTGCAATTCACCCTGGAGGTGCTGAGCGAAATTGTGCAATCTGAGCGGTTTGAGCCTGTGGAAACGGAGGACATCGACACACGCTACGTCCGCCCTAAGCAACTCACCATCATTACCATGCACAAGGCGAAGGGACTGGACTGGGACTTTGTGTTTCTGCCGTTTTTGCAGCAGCAGACGATTCCCGGCAAAGCCTGGGTGCCGCCCGCCCAGCAGTTTTTGGGCGAGTTTGACCTGGCAGAAGTGGCCCGCGCCCAGATTCGCGCCCAGGTTCACCAGTCGCCTCTACCTGATATCCACACGGCCTGGCAGCAGGCGCAGCAGCTTAAAATTGCGGAAGAGTATCGCCTGCTGTATGTCGCCATGACCCGCGCCCGCCGCTTGCTGTGGATGGCCGCCGAACGACAGGCCCCCTTTAGCTGGGCGAATCCGTCGAATTTGCAGGCCCAACAGCCCACGCCTGTTCTGAATGCGCTCATGCAAACTCTGGGGCGTTCGTAAATTCTGCATATCATCCTTCGCCATGCATGAAATCTCTGTTCTCAATCAGCGCCTCCAGCTTTTGCCAGACAAGGCCGTGTATGTTCCTGATTTGGATTTGCTGCTGGTTGCAGACGTGCATTTGGGAAAATCCGAAGCGTTCCAATCGCTGGGTGTGCCGATTCCCAATCGTGTGAATCAGGATACGCTGGAACGACTCAATACCCTGTGCGATCGCCTCTCACCCAAAACGCTCTGTGTCCTGGGGGACCTGTTCCACTCACCACGCGGACTGGACGACGCAATCCTGCAATCTTGGGTTCACTTCACTGAGACGTGCGGCGCGACAGTGCAAGTGATCTTGGGCAATCACGATCGGGCGATCGCCTCTTTGCTAGATTCATTTGAAATCTCGTTCCATACCCGCCCCATCGAATATCCTGGACTCGTTCTCAGTCACGAGCCTGCTGACACTCCTGATTGCGTGAATCTTTGTGGTCATATGCATCCCTGTTTGCGGCTCAAGACTCGACTCGACACGCTCCGACTGCCGTGCTTCTTGCTGGAACCTCCCCATCGACTGATCCTGCCGTCCTTCGGCGGTTTCACGGGCGGCTATGAGGTGCGGCTAAAACCAGGGGCGATCGCCTATGGGGTGGCAGAAGATAAAGTCGTCCCGTTTTCGGGAAACTCGCAGGCGGGGCGGCGCAAAATCCAAACTTTCTAAACTCAAACTTTCTAAGTTTTTCTTGCAAGATGCGAACACATCGACTGCAATCGACCATCAAGCTGTGAATGACCCCAAGTCAGCGCGGCTTACCTTTCCCCCGAAATTTTGGTCGTTTAGTCATCCACGGCGCTGGCAGGTGTTCGCAGCACCCACCAACGCCTGACCCCTCGACAGCTACAGCCTGTCTCAGGGCTGCGTCCATTGTAGGCCGCCCTGTCCCAGTGCTTCACCTCCGGGGGCGGCCAACATTTCGGGGTTTCCTACCCCACTCGTTTCCTGGAGGAAACCCCAAATGCTGACAATTCAATACACCTGGTCGTCCCCATTCTCGGAGGCGACCCAGTTTTCGCTGCCCCCGCTCACCTGCGAACTGCCGCGCCGTCGCCGCCTGCGCCACTACATCATCGGCCTGCCCGAAGACGCGCAACTGGCCATCGACCGACTCCACCTGCTCCGCTATGCCGAGCGCTTCGAGTGGACGCACGCCCTAGAATTCCCGCCCAACGGCATCGTCCTCAACGCCGAGCAACCCGGCGAAGTGCTGCGCTGCCTGCACCGTGAAGTCCGGAGCAATCCTGGTGCGAATGAGTAAGAACAGATAAGGGTGATTTTGGATTTTGGGTTTTGGATTTTGGCGGTTCAGGTTGCCTATCCAAAATCCAAAATTCGTTAGTGTCCCGATTGATTCGCCATCCTCAAAATGACTGATCAAGAGTGAGCACGCTACAGCATTTTCTTGCGGGGTGAGGCACATGCTGCCCTCACGAGGCAAGGGCTTATTGACCATCCGTGTGCCTCACTAGCTTCAAAAACGCTGTATAAGAATTTCAGAAATCGCCAGCTCGAGGTGGCAGGAGACTCCTTCCGCGATAACCTTTGCTGAATATAGATACGGGAAAACCGGATATTAGAGTAGTAGCAACCGTAATTTCCTAAGCTGAAGGGTGGAAAACCCGCATCATTTAGGTGAGGTTTTCGACGCTCTGACTAGGGGCGATCGCCCTCAAGATAAAGGATGTGAGAAGCGCGATATGAATTCTGCAATGTGAATCATGCGATCGCCTTTTTCATACTTGTTGCATTCAGGACTTACTGCCGATGAAACCGGATTCTCGTTCCCTTTCGACCTACAGCACCTTTCTCGATCAGGTAAAATCCTCGCAGGTGCAGCAGGTCGTGATCAAGCGCGATCGCATTGATTACTCGCTGAAACCAGAATTGGGTGGAGAGCAGTTCTACACCCTTCCCAACGGCCCGACCGACACGCTGCCGGGTCTGCTGCGTCGCAACGGCGTACCCTTTACCAAGCTTGATGACAACGGCGACACCTCTGGGCTAGTGGCAGGTATCTTACTTTCCACCGGGATGCTGGTGGGGATGTTTGCCTGGCTGGCAAGGCTGAATCAGGCGGGGGGTGGCTCCAACAACAGCACCCCTAGCAACAGTTTTGGGACTGGTTTTGGCAATCACTTTGGCGGCGGCTTTGGCGGGCTGGGCGTGGGCATGGGCATGGGCAAGAGCAATGCCCGCGTCTACAATCAAGCGGGTAAAGGTAAGATTACCTTTGCCGATGTAGCTGGCGTAGACGAGTCAAAGCAAGAGCTGCAAGAGATTGTGGACTTTTTGGCGAATGGCGAGAAGTATCGCCGCATTGGGGCGAAGATTCCCAAAGGCGTGCTGCTGGTGGGCCCGCCGGGGACGGGCAAGACGCTGCTGGCCAAGGCGATCGCCGGAGAAGCGGGGGTTCCTTTCATCAGCATGTCTGGCTCGGAGTTTGTGGAAGTGTTCGTCGGCGTGGGCGCGTCTCGCGTGCGCGACCTGTTCAATCGCGCCAAGCGGCAGGCTCCTTGCATCGTGTTCATTGACGAACTGGATGCCATCGGCAAAACCCGTAGCGCCAACCCCGTCGGCGGCAACGACGAGCGCGACCAGACGCTAAACCAACTGCTGACGGAAATGGACGGCTTCGACGGCAACGACGGCGTGATTGTGATCGCTGCCACCAACCGTCCCGAAATTCTCGACCCAGCGCTGCGCCGTCCCGGCCGCTTCGATCGGCAAGTATTGGTCGATCGCCCTGACAAGAGTGGTCGTCTGCAAATTTTGCGCGTCCACGCCCGCCCTATCAAATTGGGAGAAGATGTGGATCTGGAGGCGATCGCCGCCCAAACGGCCGGTTTCTCTGGCGCAGACCTGGCGAATCTGGTGAACGAAGCTGCGCTGATGGCCGCCCGCAACAATCGCCAGGCCGTGCTGATGGCGGATGTCAACGAAGCCATCGAGCGGGTCGTCGCCGGATTAGAGAAGCGCTCTCGCGTGCTAACGCCGATGGAGCGGCAAACCGTTGCCTATCACGAAGTCGGCCATGCGCTCGTCGGGGCGCTGATGCCCGGAAATAACAAAGTGTCGAAAATCTCTATCGTGCCGCGCGGCATGGGGGCGCTGGGCTACACGATGCAAACGCCGGAGAGCGATCGCTTTTTGCTGCTAGAGGACGAACTGCGCGGGCAGTTGGCGACGCTGCTAGGCGGGCGATCGGCAGAGGAAATCGTGTTTAGCAAAGTCTCGACCGGAGCCAGCGACGACATCCAGCGGGCCACCGACCTGGCCGAACGCGCCATCACGCAATACGGCATGAGCGAAACCCTCGGCCCGATCGCCTTCGATAAAAACCAGGTGCAGTTCCTTGATGGGGGCAGTACCCGCCGCGCTATCAGCCCAGAGGTGGCCGCTGAGATCGATCGCCAGGTCAAGCAAACGCTGGATAAGGCCCACGACATGGCGCAAACCATCCTCCGCCAAAACCGCGACCTGCTGGAGTCTGCCACCCAAACCCTGCTTAAAGAGGAGGTGCTGGAAGGCAACACGCTGGCGGCGAT contains:
- a CDS encoding ATP-dependent helicase, whose translation is MVLSVELQTLETKLEALRDRLRPGQQRMADWTGGPLAVSAVPGSGKSTGMAIATAILLGRRYQQAIADRTLPNQQIFLVTFTRSAAANLRAKIRALLKDLGLPAAGFSVYTLHGLALNIASRHPDLSELDLTRLTLITPERGNRLIKTAVEQWSTLHPDLYRQLLEGQQVDAEETERLRRRSVLGTEILPNLANTAIHEAKSSGLSPDDVRAIAQSADFSPSYITEDGINLLPNNIALQVAAGLYEQYETLLHQRSFLDYDDMILAALRVLQNDEARQSWQQQVYAVFEDEAQDSSPLQTRLLELLAADPHTGQPNLVRVGDPNQAINSTFTPADPLFFREFCAQCQQQNRLAEMDQAGRSTQSVIDAANFLVQWVNNAPDRPLAASPLPFRLQAIRPVPPSDPQADSNPPPEGEGVEIRFPPDIYRSVDLIAQRVAELFAKEPAARAAVLVRENRMGRFVATVLRNPTDYKLGADLGALGIAVYEVGERDRHSHVPGEILTLLQFCDRPHSPDNLKAALRVLADRQLIPPQDLDALSSQPEDFLYPGPLEAAQPDPVVQARRYCAGLLRARVELPQFQLIPFLALTLNYDQTELATADKLAARIAQQTASEPSLQFTLEVLSEIVQSERFEPVETEDIDTRYVRPKQLTIITMHKAKGLDWDFVFLPFLQQQTIPGKAWVPPAQQFLGEFDLAEVARAQIRAQVHQSPLPDIHTAWQQAQQLKIAEEYRLLYVAMTRARRLLWMAAERQAPFSWANPSNLQAQQPTPVLNALMQTLGRS
- the pdeM gene encoding ligase-associated DNA damage response endonuclease PdeM, with the translated sequence MHEISVLNQRLQLLPDKAVYVPDLDLLLVADVHLGKSEAFQSLGVPIPNRVNQDTLERLNTLCDRLSPKTLCVLGDLFHSPRGLDDAILQSWVHFTETCGATVQVILGNHDRAIASLLDSFEISFHTRPIEYPGLVLSHEPADTPDCVNLCGHMHPCLRLKTRLDTLRLPCFLLEPPHRLILPSFGGFTGGYEVRLKPGAIAYGVAEDKVVPFSGNSQAGRRKIQTF
- the ftsH gene encoding ATP-dependent zinc metalloprotease FtsH, with the translated sequence MKPDSRSLSTYSTFLDQVKSSQVQQVVIKRDRIDYSLKPELGGEQFYTLPNGPTDTLPGLLRRNGVPFTKLDDNGDTSGLVAGILLSTGMLVGMFAWLARLNQAGGGSNNSTPSNSFGTGFGNHFGGGFGGLGVGMGMGKSNARVYNQAGKGKITFADVAGVDESKQELQEIVDFLANGEKYRRIGAKIPKGVLLVGPPGTGKTLLAKAIAGEAGVPFISMSGSEFVEVFVGVGASRVRDLFNRAKRQAPCIVFIDELDAIGKTRSANPVGGNDERDQTLNQLLTEMDGFDGNDGVIVIAATNRPEILDPALRRPGRFDRQVLVDRPDKSGRLQILRVHARPIKLGEDVDLEAIAAQTAGFSGADLANLVNEAALMAARNNRQAVLMADVNEAIERVVAGLEKRSRVLTPMERQTVAYHEVGHALVGALMPGNNKVSKISIVPRGMGALGYTMQTPESDRFLLLEDELRGQLATLLGGRSAEEIVFSKVSTGASDDIQRATDLAERAITQYGMSETLGPIAFDKNQVQFLDGGSTRRAISPEVAAEIDRQVKQTLDKAHDMAQTILRQNRDLLESATQTLLKEEVLEGNTLAAILAQVKAPEGLQTWLTQG